Proteins encoded within one genomic window of Bradyrhizobium sp. CB1717:
- a CDS encoding tripartite tricarboxylate transporter substrate-binding protein, which translates to MPNVPTLEEVGVPMKAGYWVGLLAPAKTPPDIVETLSRALQKALSDPATHNRLTDLGFVVDFKNPGEFKDYISER; encoded by the coding sequence TTGCCGAACGTTCCTACCTTGGAGGAAGTCGGTGTCCCAATGAAAGCGGGTTATTGGGTGGGGCTCCTTGCCCCGGCCAAGACGCCGCCTGATATTGTCGAGACCCTAAGTCGCGCTCTTCAGAAAGCACTTTCGGATCCTGCAACCCACAACCGGCTCACCGACCTGGGCTTCGTCGTGGATTTCAAGAATCCCGGGGAATTCAAGGACTACATCAGCGAGAGATGA
- a CDS encoding TfoX/Sxy family protein gives MADHYVDQLSDWAKITTRPLFGAVALYRNGHVFAMVWHGALYFKVDDDSRGKYELAKSHPLGYVSRGVDQALKSYWEVPAEVLEDGDKLCAWADCAYQAAKSGKT, from the coding sequence TTGGCCGATCATTACGTCGATCAACTATCGGATTGGGCGAAGATCACGACACGGCCCCTGTTCGGCGCCGTAGCGCTCTACAGAAATGGCCATGTCTTCGCGATGGTGTGGCATGGAGCCCTCTACTTTAAGGTCGATGATGATTCTCGCGGAAAATACGAGTTGGCGAAGTCGCATCCACTGGGCTATGTGAGCAGGGGGGTAGACCAGGCGCTCAAATCCTACTGGGAAGTTCCGGCCGAGGTGCTCGAAGATGGGGACAAGCTGTGCGCGTGGGCCGACTGCGCCTATCAGGCCGCAAAGAGCGGAAAGACGTAA
- a CDS encoding PAS domain-containing sensor histidine kinase produces the protein MTDATTGRPSKEELDELRRKQAMLEEAERIAHVGYWERHLGSEQIIFSEEAYRIFGVAPREGTIGLEEIIERIHSDDRAAWSAAIEEMLRGDSRYDLNYRIVRPDGEVRFIHSRGDLTRDSSGHCLGAFGAVQDITDLKRAEHLTQMVFERSPDAICIIGRDYRYQRVNPVFERIAGRPAKDLVGMHVADVLGNTVFEQILKPKHDRCFAGEEVRYADWFVYPNARHFLSVSYSPLISTSDRVEAILLIFRDLTEHVFASDALRSAQAELAHANRVATLGHLTASIAHEVNQPIAAMVMNAQAALHWLDGAPANLPQVRRSLNRIVEDGERAGEVIGRIRGLVKKAPPRKDRLDVNTAVLDVIALTRSEVLKHGVCLRTELANNLPFVEGDLVQLQQVMLNLIMNAVDAMSGLAGNETELVISASKDASGSVLISIQDTGPGVPPHLVDRLFEPFYTTKPEGMGMGLAICRSIIQAHGGRLWVSANNPGGAVFRFTLPTGDDISAGLAEPQKSVVP, from the coding sequence GTGACCGATGCGACAACTGGTCGTCCTTCCAAAGAGGAGCTGGATGAATTGCGCCGGAAGCAGGCGATGCTCGAAGAAGCTGAACGCATCGCGCACGTCGGCTACTGGGAACGGCACCTAGGATCGGAACAGATCATCTTTTCAGAAGAAGCCTATCGCATCTTTGGCGTAGCTCCACGCGAAGGCACCATTGGGCTTGAGGAAATCATCGAGCGGATACACTCGGACGATCGCGCAGCCTGGAGCGCGGCGATAGAGGAGATGCTTCGCGGCGACTCTCGTTATGATCTGAATTATCGCATAGTGAGACCCGACGGTGAGGTGCGGTTCATCCACAGCCGGGGTGATCTGACCAGAGACTCGTCGGGCCATTGTCTCGGTGCATTTGGGGCGGTCCAAGATATCACTGATCTTAAGCGAGCTGAGCATCTGACGCAGATGGTCTTCGAGCGTTCACCCGATGCCATCTGCATTATCGGACGAGACTATCGATACCAGCGCGTCAACCCGGTCTTCGAGCGTATTGCAGGAAGGCCAGCGAAGGACCTTGTCGGGATGCATGTCGCCGATGTTTTAGGGAATACGGTCTTTGAGCAGATCCTCAAGCCGAAACATGACCGATGTTTCGCCGGAGAAGAAGTCAGATACGCAGATTGGTTTGTATATCCTAATGCGAGGCATTTCCTCTCGGTAAGCTATTCTCCCTTGATTTCGACGTCGGATCGCGTCGAAGCGATTCTGTTGATCTTTCGCGACCTCACAGAACATGTATTCGCATCCGACGCCTTGCGCTCGGCGCAAGCCGAACTAGCGCATGCTAATCGTGTCGCCACTTTGGGGCATCTCACGGCATCGATTGCCCACGAAGTCAACCAGCCAATTGCTGCGATGGTAATGAATGCCCAGGCTGCTTTGCACTGGCTTGACGGAGCACCCGCCAACCTTCCGCAGGTCCGTCGATCCTTGAACCGGATTGTTGAGGATGGAGAACGGGCCGGAGAGGTTATTGGACGGATCCGCGGCCTCGTGAAGAAGGCGCCGCCTCGGAAAGATCGTCTCGACGTCAATACCGCTGTCCTTGACGTGATCGCCTTGACGCGCAGCGAAGTGCTCAAGCATGGGGTCTGCCTTCGGACAGAGCTTGCGAACAACCTGCCCTTTGTCGAAGGTGACCTGGTCCAGCTGCAACAAGTCATGCTGAACCTTATCATGAATGCGGTCGACGCAATGAGCGGATTAGCTGGGAACGAAACCGAGCTCGTGATCAGCGCTTCGAAGGATGCGTCAGGCAGCGTGCTTATATCCATACAAGACACGGGACCTGGCGTGCCTCCGCACCTTGTCGACCGCTTGTTCGAGCCCTTCTATACGACTAAGCCCGAAGGGATGGGAATGGGTCTAGCCATTTGTCGCTCAATCATTCAGGCGCATGGAGGGCGGCTGTGGGTCAGCGCGAATAACCCCGGGGGGGCTGTATTTCGATTTACCCTGCCGACCGGCGACGACATTTCCGCTGGGCTGGCGGAGCCACAGAAGTCCGTCGTTCCGTAG
- a CDS encoding MarR family transcriptional regulator, with the protein MATKAKRADERAREPAPSTAFTPQPLDLERLRRRRNAAKKSRETEDKHTYFIGVAEARYVLRKAFRIVEDQARAFGIDPLAHQALIQIYGSAEMHLQVNQIAARLDIPPAFASTLVRTLVEKGLADRRRDDQDQRVTFVGVTDSGKELLHAIDEKVKFHVDYFAGQLTPSERESALSILMFYVGAKL; encoded by the coding sequence ATGGCAACTAAAGCAAAAAGAGCCGACGAGCGTGCCCGAGAACCTGCTCCGTCTACGGCCTTCACTCCTCAACCACTCGATCTTGAACGACTGAGGCGCCGAAGGAACGCAGCAAAAAAATCTCGCGAGACGGAAGATAAGCACACGTATTTCATAGGAGTGGCAGAAGCTCGTTATGTTCTACGCAAGGCCTTCCGCATAGTCGAAGATCAGGCAAGAGCCTTCGGGATAGACCCCTTGGCCCATCAGGCTCTCATCCAGATCTACGGCAGCGCTGAAATGCATCTGCAGGTAAATCAGATCGCCGCTCGGCTCGACATACCTCCGGCCTTTGCTTCCACCCTGGTTAGGACCTTGGTTGAAAAGGGCTTGGCAGATCGTAGGCGCGACGATCAAGATCAACGGGTTACATTCGTTGGTGTTACCGACTCAGGAAAAGAGCTCCTCCACGCGATCGACGAGAAGGTGAAGTTTCACGTTGATTACTTTGCTGGCCAACTCACGCCTAGCGAGCGCGAGAGCGCACTTTCAATACTGATGTTCTATGTTGGAGCCAAACTGTAG
- a CDS encoding amidase, which produces MALAPTIRAKVEHCLENAADPRGEGSNTFTRIYADEAKLTADYFDQALVLRIELPPLAGMVVSIKDLFDATGEVTRAGSRARTGEEPAPRDAEIVRRLREAGAIIIGRTTMTEFAFSGLGLNPHFGTPANPWERDQRRIPGGSSSGAAISVTDRMAEAAIGTDTGGSVRIPAALCGLVGFKPTARTVPLQGTLPLSPSFDSIGPLAPSVGECARLYGVLSGHNVSPQPPSMRHPATFMVLKNQVLEDLDAQVARTYEQTLNLLSDLGFKLVERHSSAVANLAEIMQDGGIVAAEAFEWHETLLGRKGAAYDPRVRSRIERGAKHRAADYIRRLQLRTRLISEWERELTGFDAVLAPTVPTIAPRIGELETSDEAYSRANLLMLRNTTIVNALDGCAISLPCQEPATAPVGLMVIGASRSDWPLLSLAAELESGIKAVRFKGE; this is translated from the coding sequence ATGGCGCTGGCACCAACAATTCGCGCCAAGGTGGAGCATTGCCTCGAGAACGCGGCGGATCCCAGGGGCGAAGGCTCTAATACTTTCACGCGAATTTATGCGGACGAGGCCAAGCTTACCGCCGACTATTTCGATCAGGCGCTCGTTCTCAGGATCGAGTTGCCTCCACTGGCAGGCATGGTCGTCTCAATTAAGGACCTGTTCGACGCCACAGGTGAGGTGACGCGCGCCGGCTCGCGAGCGAGAACGGGCGAGGAGCCTGCCCCACGCGACGCGGAGATCGTCCGGCGCCTTCGCGAGGCCGGCGCGATTATCATCGGTCGCACAACGATGACCGAATTCGCCTTTAGTGGCCTCGGGCTTAATCCGCACTTCGGAACGCCAGCCAATCCATGGGAACGAGACCAACGGCGCATCCCGGGCGGATCCTCTTCCGGCGCTGCAATATCGGTTACTGATCGAATGGCAGAAGCGGCCATTGGTACCGATACCGGTGGCTCGGTACGGATTCCGGCGGCACTATGTGGTCTCGTTGGGTTCAAACCGACAGCCCGAACGGTACCCCTGCAAGGCACTCTTCCTCTCTCCCCCTCATTTGATTCGATCGGGCCGCTAGCTCCCAGCGTCGGCGAATGCGCACGGCTCTACGGCGTGTTGTCCGGTCACAATGTATCGCCTCAGCCACCCTCCATGCGCCACCCCGCTACCTTCATGGTGCTGAAGAACCAGGTCTTGGAGGATCTCGATGCTCAGGTCGCCCGGACTTACGAGCAAACGCTCAACCTTCTGTCTGATTTGGGATTCAAGCTGGTTGAACGCCACAGCAGCGCGGTCGCTAACCTGGCCGAGATCATGCAGGACGGGGGTATTGTGGCTGCTGAGGCATTCGAATGGCATGAAACACTGCTCGGTCGAAAGGGGGCTGCCTACGATCCGCGGGTACGCTCCCGGATAGAAAGAGGTGCTAAACACCGGGCTGCTGACTATATCCGCCGCCTTCAGCTGAGGACGCGCCTAATCTCCGAATGGGAGCGAGAGTTGACGGGATTCGATGCCGTCCTGGCACCGACCGTCCCGACTATTGCACCCCGAATCGGCGAGCTCGAGACGAGCGACGAGGCGTATTCCCGCGCCAATCTTCTGATGCTACGAAACACAACCATTGTTAATGCATTGGACGGTTGCGCGATTAGCCTGCCTTGCCAAGAACCCGCAACAGCTCCAGTAGGCCTGATGGTGATAGGGGCCAGTCGTAGCGATTGGCCGCTACTTTCGTTGGCCGCAGAGCTCGAGAGCGGCATCAAAGCTGTGCGTTTCAAGGGCGAGTGA
- a CDS encoding transposase — MHQDRHDAASYQRIEVITGERRRRSWSDAEKARIVAESADPETSICEVARRNRVNRGLLSVWRRQARLASSEAPQFVQVRLDAAVEAQPNAIDKAHVLVSPAERIEVMIAGATVRVPVGVDAATLERVLAAVRSTR; from the coding sequence ATGCATCAAGACAGGCATGATGCCGCCTCCTATCAGCGGATCGAGGTGATCACGGGGGAGAGGCGACGGCGCAGTTGGAGCGATGCGGAGAAGGCGCGGATCGTGGCCGAGAGCGCCGATCCGGAGACGAGCATTTGCGAGGTGGCTCGACGCAACCGGGTCAACCGGGGACTGCTCAGTGTGTGGCGGCGCCAGGCGCGGCTCGCGTCGAGCGAAGCGCCGCAGTTCGTGCAAGTCAGGCTCGACGCCGCCGTCGAGGCGCAGCCGAACGCGATCGATAAGGCGCATGTTCTGGTGAGTCCGGCCGAGCGGATCGAGGTGATGATCGCGGGCGCGACGGTGCGCGTGCCCGTCGGCGTCGACGCCGCGACGCTGGAGCGCGTGCTGGCGGCGGTGAGGTCGACGCGATGA
- a CDS encoding tripartite tricarboxylate transporter substrate-binding protein: protein MKAIAALLSLLAIEVACSFPARSAEYPIAPIKLLVPFPAGGLVDSVVRIVAARLGDELRQPLVIENKGGASGSIATAVAARSAADGYTIVAVTDSRATNPLAIKNLPYDSISDFSPIALVGSTPLILTVGKEVPVNTPPNLSRSQGVEEAVLFPAVPSVRAVPHILPVSYSSQ, encoded by the coding sequence ATGAAGGCGATCGCCGCTCTATTGTCTTTGCTTGCCATTGAAGTGGCTTGCAGTTTCCCAGCACGATCCGCGGAATATCCGATCGCACCGATCAAACTGCTGGTCCCATTTCCGGCTGGGGGCCTTGTGGACTCGGTTGTGCGGATCGTGGCTGCACGTCTTGGGGACGAACTGCGTCAGCCTCTCGTAATTGAAAATAAAGGTGGGGCTAGCGGCTCCATTGCAACGGCAGTCGCGGCGCGTTCGGCAGCCGACGGGTACACCATAGTAGCCGTAACGGACAGCCGCGCAACCAATCCGCTAGCCATCAAGAACCTTCCCTATGACTCGATCTCGGATTTCTCTCCAATCGCATTGGTCGGAAGCACGCCACTCATACTAACCGTGGGGAAGGAGGTGCCAGTCAACACGCCGCCGAATTTATCACGCTCGCAAGGAGTAGAAGAAGCAGTCCTCTTTCCTGCGGTACCCTCGGTTCGGGCAGTGCCGCACATCTTGCCAGTGAGCTATTCCAGTCAATGA